The Syntrophales bacterium genome has a window encoding:
- a CDS encoding hybrid sensor histidine kinase/response regulator, with amino-acid sequence MALDMAKFMARFVDEARDHINKLNDGLVRLEKHPEDTETINDVFRSAHTIKGSSRMMKLNSITDVAHKMEDVLGALREKKLYHSRELANVLFKGIDCITVMIDKVAAGQKLDEDTIVLCDELTKAVDGQFASVGGAIPVNSVAATEPLPIPTAELSKVQAVAEEKTEKPEAAPPKPEEVSVADAPLSDAIQAAALKEKGHRPSESIRVNAEKLDELIRLMGEIVSHQNRLKQRLSDIREAERTARQNMDLSACLEQVDASHNGNLSGIIQSGRSLYLSLKQLSLSMRDDANMQELLTSELQEKALMLRMVPLATVFDTFPRMVRDLSQSQGKSVDLLIEGGDIGLDKKMIEKIGDPLVHMLRNAVDHGTESRDERLKAGKTEQGSIRLFASYDAGSVLIELSDDGNGISLEKIREKALRKKMFSETELNAMADDEIVDLIFQPGFSTSAIITDISGRGVGMDVARKNIVEELKGSIKIETMAGRGTRFLIRVPMTLAVMRVLLVEAAGAKFAVNTHYVDEIIRGSETEIINVLDRKAIRLREELIPVVHLETVLNLVGKGKEENGNLLVLVTRVGNEKLGLIVDALLDEEDMVIKSLPPHMKNIRLVSGVTITGRNEVINILHVPGLIMEAGETKRAHSPAKKEADAIRILVVDDSANTREIEKSILEAYGYAVDLAEDGMEAIEKALEQRYDLVVTDVEMPRLDGFSLTERLRKDESYKNTPVIIVTSREKDEDKKRGIMVGANAYIVKGAFDQTNLLETVQNLIG; translated from the coding sequence ATGGCATTGGACATGGCGAAATTTATGGCGAGGTTTGTGGATGAGGCCCGCGATCATATCAATAAGCTTAACGATGGTCTGGTGCGTCTGGAGAAACACCCGGAAGATACAGAAACCATTAATGATGTCTTTCGCTCCGCCCACACGATCAAGGGATCGTCGCGGATGATGAAGCTGAATTCGATAACCGATGTGGCCCATAAGATGGAAGACGTGCTTGGGGCGCTGAGGGAAAAAAAGCTTTACCATTCGCGAGAACTCGCCAATGTCCTTTTCAAGGGGATAGACTGTATCACGGTCATGATCGACAAAGTCGCGGCGGGACAGAAGTTGGACGAGGATACAATCGTTCTCTGCGATGAGCTGACGAAGGCCGTGGATGGTCAGTTCGCCTCAGTTGGCGGCGCTATCCCTGTCAATTCCGTGGCAGCCACGGAACCCCTCCCGATTCCGACTGCCGAATTAAGCAAAGTGCAAGCGGTAGCCGAAGAAAAAACAGAAAAGCCTGAGGCAGCACCGCCAAAGCCCGAAGAAGTTTCGGTTGCAGACGCGCCGCTGTCCGATGCTATTCAGGCTGCGGCATTGAAAGAAAAAGGCCATAGGCCGTCCGAAAGCATCCGGGTCAATGCGGAGAAACTCGACGAACTGATCCGTCTCATGGGGGAGATTGTATCGCACCAGAACAGACTGAAACAGCGCTTATCGGACATAAGGGAAGCGGAAAGGACGGCCAGGCAAAATATGGACCTTTCGGCATGCCTCGAACAGGTTGACGCTTCTCACAATGGCAACTTAAGTGGAATCATCCAGTCCGGACGTTCCCTCTATTTAAGCCTCAAGCAACTTTCGTTGAGCATGCGTGATGACGCCAATATGCAGGAACTCTTGACCTCGGAATTGCAGGAAAAGGCGTTGATGCTCCGGATGGTGCCGCTTGCGACCGTGTTTGATACCTTCCCCCGGATGGTGCGGGACCTTTCGCAATCACAAGGGAAGTCTGTCGATCTTTTAATTGAAGGCGGGGATATAGGATTAGACAAGAAAATGATCGAAAAGATCGGAGACCCCCTCGTCCATATGCTCAGGAATGCCGTTGACCACGGAACGGAAAGCCGGGATGAGAGGCTGAAGGCAGGGAAAACGGAACAGGGAAGCATACGACTTTTTGCAAGCTATGACGCGGGGAGCGTGTTGATTGAGCTTAGTGACGATGGGAACGGCATTTCACTGGAGAAAATCAGGGAAAAGGCGCTGCGGAAAAAGATGTTCAGCGAAACGGAACTGAACGCCATGGCTGATGATGAAATCGTGGATCTGATATTCCAGCCGGGTTTCAGCACGAGTGCAATAATCACTGACATCTCAGGCCGAGGTGTCGGGATGGATGTGGCGAGAAAAAATATCGTCGAAGAATTGAAGGGTTCCATTAAGATTGAAACAATGGCAGGGCGGGGAACCCGTTTCTTGATCCGGGTTCCGATGACTCTGGCGGTAATGCGCGTGCTTTTGGTTGAAGCCGCCGGCGCAAAATTTGCTGTAAATACCCACTATGTGGATGAGATTATACGGGGTTCCGAAACAGAGATCATCAATGTACTGGACAGAAAGGCAATAAGGCTGCGGGAGGAGCTTATCCCGGTTGTGCACTTAGAGACCGTCCTCAATCTGGTCGGCAAAGGGAAGGAGGAGAATGGCAATTTGCTGGTCCTCGTCACGCGGGTTGGCAACGAAAAACTTGGGCTCATCGTGGATGCCCTGCTTGACGAGGAAGACATGGTTATCAAATCACTGCCTCCACATATGAAAAACATCCGCCTTGTGTCCGGGGTTACCATTACAGGCCGGAACGAGGTCATAAATATTTTACACGTTCCGGGGCTCATTATGGAAGCGGGTGAGACGAAGCGCGCACATTCACCGGCGAAAAAAGAGGCCGACGCCATACGCATTCTTGTCGTGGACGATTCTGCTAATACGCGCGAAATTGAAAAGAGCATTCTCGAGGCATATGGGTACGCTGTTGACCTTGCGGAAGATGGCATGGAAGCGATCGAGAAAGCGTTGGAGCAAAGGTACGACCTCGTCGTCACCGATGTGGAAATGCCGCGTCTTGACGGCTTCTCGCTTACGGAAAGGTTGAGGAAGGACGAGTCGTATAAGAATACGCCGGTAATCATCGTGACGTCAAGGGAGAAGGATGAGGATAAAAAAAGGGGTATCATGGTGGGCGCAAATGCGTATATCGTAAAAGGCGCTTTTGATCAGACGAACCTGCTGGAGACGGTTCAGAATCTGATTGGATGA
- a CDS encoding SpoIIE family protein phosphatase — protein MVSEKTKVLVVDDDSFIRDVLADILQTEDYAVDTAEDGVEAFAKCTADPGIGLVISDMNMPHMGGMELLGKLRDRGDDVPVIILTGNNEISVAISALNRGANDYLLKDENIQETVSISVSMVLEKHELKKQNLKLMADIALKNERLEKDKVLAQNVQKNILPHGLSFPGVDVGTFYQPSDKIGGDFFDAWDTDAGIHFIMGDVSGHSTSSALIMAVSKGIFRSLGYTMRDPIQILKTANRMFCDILKDSGMFLSLVYAVFDRDLGELRIVSAGHNPVFIVSNGSILTIESTGPVMGWEVSDAWTEAKYQFSPGDIFFLYTDGVTEATNESGEEFGEARLQDLLKEPADPAKIVGRIFAKVAGFNNGKFADDLTMFVIKRK, from the coding sequence ATGGTTTCAGAAAAGACAAAAGTACTCGTTGTTGACGACGATTCTTTTATCCGGGATGTGCTGGCTGATATCCTCCAGACTGAAGATTATGCGGTCGATACCGCTGAAGATGGGGTGGAGGCCTTCGCAAAATGCACCGCAGACCCCGGCATAGGGCTCGTGATTTCAGATATGAACATGCCGCATATGGGTGGTATGGAGCTCTTGGGCAAACTTAGAGATAGAGGCGACGATGTGCCGGTTATCATCCTTACGGGCAATAATGAGATATCCGTGGCCATAAGCGCCCTCAACCGCGGAGCAAATGACTACCTGCTGAAGGATGAGAACATTCAGGAGACTGTTAGCATATCCGTTTCCATGGTGCTGGAAAAGCATGAGCTGAAGAAGCAGAACCTTAAGCTCATGGCGGACATTGCGTTGAAAAACGAACGTCTCGAAAAGGACAAGGTGCTTGCCCAAAACGTACAAAAAAACATCCTGCCCCACGGGTTGAGCTTTCCTGGCGTTGACGTGGGGACCTTTTACCAGCCTTCGGACAAGATCGGAGGGGATTTTTTCGATGCCTGGGATACAGACGCGGGCATTCATTTCATCATGGGGGACGTCTCTGGACACAGCACGTCTTCGGCGCTTATCATGGCTGTAAGCAAGGGGATATTCCGTTCGCTCGGCTACACGATGCGCGATCCCATCCAAATCCTCAAGACCGCTAACCGCATGTTCTGTGACATCTTGAAAGACAGTGGCATGTTCCTATCGCTGGTATATGCCGTGTTCGACCGGGACTTAGGCGAGCTCAGAATTGTATCAGCCGGCCATAATCCAGTCTTTATTGTGTCCAACGGATCTATCCTGACCATCGAGTCCACGGGGCCCGTTATGGGATGGGAAGTTAGTGACGCATGGACCGAGGCAAAATACCAATTCAGCCCTGGCGATATTTTTTTTCTTTATACCGATGGCGTGACGGAAGCGACAAACGAATCAGGAGAGGAATTTGGAGAGGCGCGGCTTCAGGATTTGCTCAAGGAACCGGCGGATCCCGCTAAAATTGTGGGAAGGATATTTGCCAAAGTGGCCGGTTTCAACAACGGCAAGTTTGCTGACGACCTCACGATGTTTGTTATAAAAAGGAAGTAA